The following proteins are co-located in the Desulfovibrio legallii genome:
- a CDS encoding glycosyltransferase family protein has protein sequence MGPGAHQGLVLEHPVTAARLWQLLAARGFLPDAFFYADNGNLPLLLNPEDVPCPSAFYSIDTYCNPWHIPYARGFDLALAAQKDHLQLFMGEGQSCRWLPLFYPGEPPSMPLWESRDVPVVFVGTLGHKNNPDRQPFLQGFKRRHPLVCRSGDYRPLFARSRIVLNQTAFSELNFRVFEAMAWGAALLMEQCANGLTELFCPGENILPPYPRNDADAAAAAAATALADPVGLAAVAAAGQALVAARHTALVRARTLVGLLRWVRTTEQWQTRLQAEHEVRRRAVHTAFGMLAGELVGPDWGSYREFFARVACGA, from the coding sequence ATGGGCCCCGGGGCACACCAGGGCCTGGTGCTGGAACATCCGGTCACTGCGGCGCGGCTCTGGCAGTTGCTGGCCGCCCGCGGTTTTCTTCCGGATGCCTTCTTTTATGCCGACAACGGCAACCTGCCCCTGCTGCTGAATCCGGAAGACGTCCCGTGCCCCAGTGCCTTCTACTCCATAGACACGTATTGCAATCCCTGGCACATCCCCTATGCCCGCGGCTTTGACTTGGCTCTGGCGGCGCAGAAGGACCACCTCCAGCTGTTCATGGGTGAAGGCCAGTCCTGTCGTTGGCTGCCCCTGTTCTATCCCGGAGAGCCGCCTTCAATGCCGCTTTGGGAGAGCAGGGATGTGCCTGTAGTTTTTGTGGGCACCCTGGGGCACAAAAACAATCCGGATCGGCAGCCCTTTCTACAAGGCTTCAAGCGTCGCCACCCCCTTGTCTGCCGCAGCGGCGACTACCGCCCCCTGTTTGCGCGCAGTCGCATTGTGCTTAACCAGACGGCTTTTTCCGAACTGAATTTCCGCGTTTTTGAAGCCATGGCCTGGGGCGCGGCATTACTTATGGAACAGTGCGCCAATGGCCTGACGGAGCTGTTCTGCCCCGGTGAAAATATTTTGCCCCCCTATCCCCGTAACGACGCCGACGCCGCAGCCGCTGCGGCCGCGACTGCCCTGGCCGACCCTGTGGGGCTGGCCGCAGTGGCCGCGGCGGGGCAAGCCCTGGTCGCCGCAAGGCACACCGCCCTGGTCCGGGCCCGCACCCTGGTGGGATTGCTGCGCTGGGTGCGAACTACAGAACAGTGGCAAACGCGCCTTCAAGCGGAACATGAAGTCCGCCGACGGGCGGTGCATACGGCCTTCGGCATGCTGGCCGGGGAGCTGGTCGGGCCGGACTGGGGCTCCTATCGCGAATTTTTTGCCCGCGTCGCCTGCGGCGCGTGA
- a CDS encoding pseudouridine synthase, with the protein MTGPDAPATQRLNKAIAASGLCSRRKADELILAGRVSVNGLPEPSPGRQVRPQDVLAVDGSPLAAPQSYAYVLLHKPVRVVCTAHDPEGRPTVLDCLPEALRELRLYPVGRLDYFSEGLLLLTNDGALAQRLCHPSHHQPKTYEVLVRGAVPPAALEAMRAGMRLAEGEQLAPVTVSAVPQARGTLLRMVLHQGLNRQIRRMCRDLALTILRLCRVAQGPLALGDLPAGVARALTSREVEALRRSVGL; encoded by the coding sequence ATGACCGGGCCGGACGCGCCCGCAACTCAGCGGCTGAACAAGGCCATTGCGGCCAGTGGTCTGTGCTCCCGGCGCAAGGCGGACGAGCTTATTCTGGCGGGCCGGGTTTCTGTCAACGGTCTGCCGGAACCCAGCCCCGGCCGTCAGGTGAGGCCGCAGGATGTGCTGGCCGTGGACGGAAGCCCCTTGGCGGCCCCCCAGAGTTACGCCTATGTGCTGCTGCACAAACCCGTGCGGGTTGTCTGCACGGCGCACGACCCCGAAGGGCGACCCACCGTGCTGGATTGCCTGCCTGAGGCTTTGCGCGAGCTGCGGCTCTACCCGGTGGGCCGCTTGGACTATTTCTCTGAAGGATTGCTGCTGCTGACCAATGACGGCGCGCTGGCCCAGCGGCTGTGTCACCCCAGCCACCACCAGCCCAAGACCTATGAGGTGCTGGTGCGCGGCGCGGTGCCGCCCGCAGCTCTGGAAGCCATGCGCGCGGGCATGCGCCTGGCCGAAGGGGAACAGCTCGCCCCGGTGACGGTATCGGCTGTGCCTCAGGCCAGGGGTACGTTGCTGCGCATGGTGCTGCACCAAGGGCTCAACCGACAGATCCGCCGCATGTGCCGCGACCTGGCTCTGACTATCCTGCGTTTGTGCCGCGTGGCCCAAGGGCCTCTGGCCTTGGGAGATCTGCCCGCCGGTGTGGCCAGAGCTCTGACCAGCCGCGAGGTGGAAGCCCTGCGGCGCAGTGTGGGGCTTTGA
- a CDS encoding DegQ family serine endoprotease codes for MTVRKYLSALVALALLLSWQSAGAAGLPDFSDLAAKCGPAVVNINTERKASGGDQDDIFGEMFRNMPPGFEKFFDQFGMRGGKRPQMRQKSLGSGFIISEDGYIVTNNHVVADADVIRVTLDQSTGKSEAIPAKLIGADEETDLALLKVDVKKPLPFLSFGDSAALQVGNWVLAIGNPFGLDHTVTAGILSAKNRNIHAGPFDNFLQTDASINPGNSGGPLLNLQGQVIGINTAIIASGQGIGFAIPSNMASSIITQIKSGKKVSRGWIGVTIQDVDEGTAKALGLGEAKGALVGSVMEGEPAAKAGMKDGDIILSVDGKNIADAAALLRAIADKAPASKAAITVWRDGKTRDLTVTLGERKSSLTGFNGGKAGKHGQNEGQLGIAVRPLTPEERRELKLDANEGLLIVDVDQNKPAAEADLRPGDVILKANLKPVSSAQDLSRIVNDEGVKRGAVMLQISRRGDVYFRTVTLGK; via the coding sequence ATGACTGTGCGCAAATACCTTTCCGCTTTGGTGGCTCTGGCGTTGCTGCTTTCCTGGCAGAGCGCCGGGGCCGCCGGACTGCCCGATTTCAGCGATCTGGCCGCCAAATGCGGCCCCGCCGTGGTCAATATTAATACAGAGCGCAAGGCCAGTGGCGGCGACCAGGACGACATCTTCGGTGAGATGTTCCGCAACATGCCTCCCGGTTTTGAAAAATTCTTTGACCAGTTCGGCATGCGCGGCGGCAAACGCCCGCAGATGCGCCAAAAATCCCTGGGGTCCGGCTTTATCATCTCTGAAGACGGCTACATCGTCACCAACAACCATGTGGTGGCCGACGCGGACGTTATCCGGGTGACCCTGGACCAGAGCACGGGCAAGAGCGAAGCCATCCCGGCCAAGCTCATCGGTGCGGACGAAGAGACGGACCTGGCCCTGCTCAAAGTGGACGTGAAAAAGCCGCTGCCCTTCCTCAGTTTTGGTGATTCCGCAGCCCTGCAGGTGGGTAATTGGGTGCTGGCCATCGGCAATCCTTTTGGTCTGGACCACACGGTAACGGCGGGCATCTTGTCGGCCAAAAACCGGAATATCCACGCCGGGCCTTTTGACAACTTTTTGCAGACCGACGCCTCCATCAACCCTGGCAACAGCGGTGGCCCTCTGCTCAACCTTCAGGGGCAGGTTATCGGCATTAACACGGCCATTATCGCCAGCGGGCAGGGCATTGGTTTTGCCATCCCCAGCAATATGGCCTCCAGCATCATTACCCAGATCAAAAGCGGCAAAAAAGTCAGCCGCGGCTGGATCGGCGTGACCATTCAGGACGTGGATGAAGGCACGGCCAAGGCCCTGGGTCTGGGCGAAGCCAAGGGCGCCCTGGTGGGCAGCGTCATGGAAGGCGAACCCGCCGCCAAGGCGGGCATGAAGGACGGCGACATCATCCTGAGCGTGGACGGCAAAAACATTGCCGACGCCGCAGCCCTGCTGCGGGCCATTGCGGACAAAGCCCCCGCCTCCAAGGCTGCCATCACCGTCTGGCGGGACGGCAAAACCCGTGACCTCACCGTAACCCTGGGCGAACGTAAGTCCTCCCTTACGGGCTTCAATGGCGGCAAGGCCGGCAAACACGGACAGAATGAAGGGCAGCTCGGCATCGCCGTGCGTCCCCTTACCCCAGAGGAACGCCGTGAACTGAAGCTGGACGCCAACGAAGGCCTGCTCATTGTGGATGTGGACCAGAACAAACCCGCTGCTGAAGCGGACCTGCGTCCTGGCGACGTGATTCTCAAAGCCAACCTCAAGCCCGTCAGCAGCGCCCAGGATCTTTCCCGGATCGTCAACGACGAGGGCGTCAAACGCGGCGCCGTCATGCTGCAGATTTCCCGGCGCGGAGACGTTTACTTCCGCACGGTGACATTGGGCAAATAG
- a CDS encoding phosphoglucomutase: protein MPVVHTDAGQLAPPEKLENIPALMSAYYTEVPDPGRPEQRVAFGTSGHRGTSLLCSFNEEHIYAITQAVCDYRKAQGIDGPLFLGGDTHALSEAAFRSALEVLTANNVAVRVPRHGAYTPTPAVSHAILRWNAGRATGLADGIVITPSHNPPRDGGFKYNPPHGGPAEAAVTRQIQSLANVCLESGNRSVRLVSLRTALASPLVEEYDFIRQYVDDLALVLDMKAIAASGLKLGADPLGGASLPLWEPIAETYGLDIAVVNKVVDPTFRFVPCDKDGKIRMDCSSPYAMSRLLEMRGRFDLAFACDPDSDRHGIVTREELMPPNHYLSVAAWYLFRTRRQWPAHSGIGKTLVTSAMLDRVGQSLGRPVLEVPVGFKWFVPYLRDGSCGLACEESAGASFLCFDGSPWSTDKDGPLMCLLAAEMMAVEQASPSELYERLAERLGRPVYQRLDAPADDDVRAALAAVRPEDVPLRSLGGSPVTAVLTRAPGNDAPMGGVKVVSEDGWFAVRPSGTEPICKVYTESFKGEEHLCALQKDALGFLERLLKRGA, encoded by the coding sequence ATGCCTGTGGTCCATACGGATGCGGGGCAGCTTGCCCCCCCGGAAAAGCTGGAAAATATCCCCGCGCTCATGAGCGCGTACTATACCGAAGTTCCCGATCCCGGCCGACCGGAGCAGCGGGTGGCCTTCGGCACGTCCGGGCACCGGGGCACATCCCTGTTGTGCAGTTTTAATGAAGAGCACATCTACGCCATCACCCAGGCCGTGTGCGACTACCGTAAGGCGCAGGGCATTGACGGCCCGCTTTTTCTGGGCGGCGACACCCACGCCCTCTCCGAAGCGGCCTTCCGCTCAGCTCTGGAAGTGCTGACGGCCAACAACGTGGCGGTGCGTGTGCCGCGCCATGGGGCGTACACGCCTACCCCGGCCGTTTCTCACGCCATTTTGCGCTGGAATGCGGGGCGCGCCACGGGCCTTGCGGACGGCATCGTCATCACGCCTTCCCATAATCCCCCGCGCGACGGCGGCTTCAAGTATAATCCGCCCCACGGCGGCCCGGCCGAGGCGGCGGTCACCAGGCAGATCCAAAGTCTGGCCAATGTCTGCCTTGAAAGCGGCAACCGCAGCGTGCGACTTGTGTCCCTGCGTACGGCCTTGGCCTCGCCCCTGGTGGAGGAATACGACTTTATTCGTCAGTATGTGGATGACCTGGCCCTGGTGCTGGACATGAAGGCCATCGCCGCCTCTGGCCTCAAGCTGGGCGCGGACCCCTTGGGCGGGGCCAGCCTGCCCCTGTGGGAACCCATTGCCGAAACTTACGGCCTGGACATTGCGGTGGTCAACAAGGTGGTGGACCCCACCTTTCGCTTTGTGCCCTGCGATAAGGACGGCAAAATCCGCATGGACTGCTCGTCGCCTTACGCCATGAGCCGTCTGCTGGAAATGCGCGGGCGTTTTGACCTGGCTTTTGCCTGCGACCCCGATTCAGACCGGCACGGCATTGTCACGCGCGAAGAGCTCATGCCGCCCAACCACTACCTCAGCGTAGCGGCCTGGTATTTGTTCCGCACCCGGCGGCAGTGGCCCGCGCACAGCGGCATCGGCAAAACGCTGGTGACCAGCGCCATGCTGGACAGGGTGGGGCAGAGCCTGGGGCGTCCTGTGCTGGAGGTGCCCGTGGGTTTCAAGTGGTTTGTGCCCTATTTGCGCGACGGCAGCTGCGGCCTGGCCTGCGAAGAGAGCGCCGGGGCCTCCTTTCTTTGCTTTGACGGCAGCCCCTGGAGCACGGACAAGGACGGTCCCCTCATGTGCCTGCTGGCCGCCGAAATGATGGCCGTGGAGCAGGCTTCGCCTTCTGAACTTTACGAACGACTGGCCGAGCGCCTGGGCCGCCCCGTTTATCAGCGCCTGGACGCGCCTGCGGACGACGATGTGCGCGCCGCTCTGGCCGCTGTCAGGCCGGAGGATGTGCCCTTGCGCAGCCTGGGCGGATCGCCCGTAACCGCAGTGCTGACCCGCGCGCCGGGCAACGATGCGCCCATGGGCGGCGTTAAAGTGGTAAGTGAAGATGGCTGGTTTGCCGTGCGTCCTTCGGGCACCGAGCCCATTTGCAAGGTCTACACCGAAAGTTTTAAAGGAGAGGAGCACCTCTGCGCTCTGCAGAAGGATGCGCTGGGCTTTCTGGAGCGTCTGCTCAAAAGGGGCGCGTAG
- the lolA gene encoding outer membrane lipoprotein chaperone LolA, with translation MRALVLAFLALALCAPAPAASAADPLTQTIQARYEKLQAFSAGFTQTLSHKESGSVEQRQGTLLFQKPLRIRWQTARPHEETLVVTDREIWDYLPDEDVAYRYPPSLVQDSRSIIQVITGQAALTKDFEIKNEGQDDGLVRLRLYPKDPSPQMVEAVIWVERNTGYIRRAAITDFYGNGNDVRLTSFTPDARLEAGAFSFTPPKGIEVEDRIDHKVPERELFK, from the coding sequence ATGCGCGCTCTTGTCCTGGCATTTCTGGCCCTGGCCCTGTGCGCTCCCGCCCCGGCGGCGAGCGCTGCCGACCCTCTGACGCAGACCATTCAGGCCCGCTACGAAAAACTGCAGGCTTTTTCCGCCGGCTTCACCCAGACCCTCAGCCACAAGGAGAGCGGCTCGGTGGAGCAACGGCAGGGCACGCTGCTGTTCCAAAAGCCCCTGCGCATCCGCTGGCAGACGGCACGGCCCCATGAAGAAACGCTGGTGGTCACGGACAGGGAGATCTGGGACTATCTGCCCGACGAAGACGTGGCCTATCGCTACCCGCCGAGCCTGGTGCAGGATTCACGCAGCATTATCCAGGTCATCACCGGTCAGGCCGCCCTTACCAAAGACTTTGAAATCAAGAATGAAGGACAGGACGATGGTCTGGTCAGGCTGCGGCTCTACCCCAAAGACCCTTCGCCGCAGATGGTGGAGGCCGTCATCTGGGTGGAGCGGAATACGGGCTATATCCGTCGGGCCGCCATCACGGATTTTTACGGCAACGGCAACGACGTGCGCCTCACCAGCTTTACGCCCGACGCCCGTCTGGAGGCCGGGGCCTTCAGCTTTACGCCGCCCAAGGGCATAGAGGTGGAAGACCGCATTGACCATAAGGTTCCCGAACGGGAACTGTTCAAATAA
- a CDS encoding DNA translocase FtsK — MLFWALLLLLSLGSFDANDPSLNHVVSGAAVVHNKAGLFGAYAAGFLNDVFGVVALLCPLAFGALGAACISPAYSLHWLRWCGFFLMTLCLLVLAAAGDFSVGDLWGGGMVGSALHNNASHYLSPGGSALLWLFVALVGTQLAGNISWFTLAGRLGRWLHARWLTWREKAAQKEKASASEAVSFAEPEPAAAGAEETPVLDRLLARWRLPARDLWTRLLDKLGDIRPTAGRLPRVYEDGNPIDAPGSGSLGAADSGTEQPDADAPPVKGADSVAPGTASGFALDDDPFPRAEAFGPATPSTPVAPADAAKPQPAPEEAPAAPAPEEKAPRGGGVRAALAPLLGKKAPIPLPGLDLLAPPTKTAGGPAREDREARGKALIACLKDFDIQGELVRITPGPVVTMYEVRPAPGIRVSRIANLSDDLSLALKAIAVRIQAPIPGTDTVGIEIPNENRETVNFRELAACEAFRKGCGPLTMILGKDIAGQPYMADLTRMPHLLVAGATGAGKSVCLNGILISLLYRTQPEDLQLLLVDPKRIEMAVYADEPHLVHPVVTEMSEAKNALDWAVHEMDRRYEAMARLGVRNVAGFNQKLAAYKNDLPSDFADLEPLPYLVIVIDELADLMMTAAREVETSIVRLAQLARAAGIHMILATQRPSVDVVTGLIKANFPCRISFQVTSKHDSRTILDQVGAEHLLGRGDMLFKPSGGRLLRLHGPFLSDEEVQRVVAHWKRHLRPSYKVDFAQWSPEAANGGSGGGGGGDAAQDPLYSEVQVFVSEQGRASISLVQRRFKIGFNRAARLVEQLEQDGIIGPADGSKPRAVVK, encoded by the coding sequence CTGCTGTTCTGGGCTTTACTGCTTCTGCTCAGCCTGGGCAGTTTTGACGCCAATGACCCCAGCCTCAACCATGTGGTCAGCGGCGCGGCAGTGGTGCACAACAAAGCGGGGCTGTTCGGCGCTTACGCTGCAGGTTTTCTTAACGACGTGTTTGGCGTGGTGGCCCTGCTTTGCCCGCTGGCTTTTGGGGCGCTGGGCGCTGCGTGCATTTCTCCCGCTTACAGTCTGCATTGGCTGCGCTGGTGCGGCTTTTTCCTTATGACGCTCTGCCTGCTGGTGCTGGCGGCGGCAGGGGATTTTTCCGTGGGCGACCTCTGGGGCGGCGGCATGGTGGGCAGCGCCCTGCACAATAACGCCAGCCACTATCTCAGCCCCGGCGGTTCAGCCCTGCTCTGGCTGTTTGTGGCCCTGGTGGGCACGCAGCTGGCGGGCAATATCTCCTGGTTTACCCTGGCCGGCCGGCTGGGGCGCTGGCTGCACGCCCGCTGGCTGACCTGGCGGGAAAAGGCCGCGCAAAAAGAAAAAGCGTCCGCTTCCGAAGCTGTCAGCTTTGCCGAGCCGGAACCTGCGGCAGCAGGCGCGGAAGAGACTCCCGTGCTGGATCGCCTGCTGGCCCGTTGGCGCCTGCCCGCGCGTGATCTCTGGACCAGGCTGCTGGATAAACTGGGCGACATCCGGCCCACTGCAGGGCGGCTGCCCAGGGTCTATGAGGACGGTAACCCCATAGATGCGCCTGGGTCGGGCAGTTTGGGGGCAGCTGACTCCGGCACGGAGCAGCCTGACGCGGACGCCCCACCCGTTAAAGGGGCGGATTCCGTGGCTCCGGGCACGGCGTCGGGCTTTGCGCTTGACGATGACCCCTTCCCCCGGGCTGAAGCCTTCGGGCCTGCGACGCCTTCTACGCCTGTCGCGCCTGCCGACGCGGCAAAGCCGCAACCCGCTCCTGAAGAAGCGCCTGCCGCTCCCGCCCCTGAGGAGAAAGCCCCGCGCGGCGGTGGGGTGCGGGCCGCTTTGGCCCCCCTGCTGGGCAAAAAGGCCCCCATTCCTCTGCCTGGCCTGGACCTGCTGGCCCCCCCGACCAAAACGGCGGGCGGTCCGGCCCGGGAAGACCGGGAGGCCAGGGGCAAGGCCCTTATCGCCTGCCTCAAGGATTTTGACATTCAGGGCGAGCTGGTGCGCATTACACCCGGCCCCGTGGTCACCATGTATGAAGTGCGCCCGGCGCCCGGCATCCGGGTGAGCCGCATCGCCAATCTGAGCGACGACCTTTCCTTGGCCCTCAAAGCCATTGCCGTACGCATCCAGGCCCCCATACCCGGCACGGACACCGTCGGCATAGAGATCCCCAATGAGAACCGTGAAACCGTCAATTTTCGCGAGCTGGCGGCCTGCGAGGCCTTCCGCAAGGGCTGCGGCCCTCTGACCATGATCCTCGGCAAGGACATTGCCGGGCAGCCCTACATGGCCGATCTGACCCGCATGCCGCACCTGCTGGTGGCCGGGGCTACTGGCGCGGGCAAAAGCGTCTGCCTCAACGGCATCCTCATCAGCCTGCTTTACCGCACGCAGCCGGAAGACCTGCAGCTTTTGCTGGTGGACCCCAAGCGCATCGAAATGGCCGTGTATGCCGACGAACCGCACCTGGTGCACCCCGTGGTCACGGAAATGAGCGAGGCCAAAAACGCCCTGGACTGGGCCGTGCACGAGATGGACCGCCGCTACGAAGCCATGGCCCGGCTGGGCGTGCGCAACGTGGCCGGCTTTAACCAGAAGCTGGCCGCCTACAAAAATGACCTGCCGTCCGACTTTGCCGACCTGGAGCCTTTGCCTTATCTGGTCATTGTCATCGACGAGCTGGCGGACCTTATGATGACCGCCGCCCGCGAGGTGGAAACCAGCATTGTGCGTCTGGCCCAGCTGGCCCGCGCGGCGGGCATCCACATGATTCTGGCCACCCAGCGCCCCAGCGTGGATGTGGTCACGGGGCTGATCAAGGCCAATTTCCCCTGCCGCATTTCCTTCCAGGTCACTTCCAAGCACGATTCGCGCACCATTCTGGACCAGGTGGGCGCGGAACACCTGCTGGGCCGGGGCGACATGCTCTTCAAGCCCAGCGGCGGCCGTCTGCTGCGCCTGCACGGCCCCTTCCTGAGCGACGAGGAGGTGCAGCGCGTGGTGGCCCACTGGAAGCGCCACCTGCGGCCTTCCTATAAGGTGGATTTTGCGCAGTGGAGCCCGGAAGCGGCCAACGGCGGTTCCGGCGGCGGTGGCGGCGGCGATGCGGCCCAGGATCCTCTGTATAGCGAAGTGCAGGTTTTTGTAAGCGAGCAGGGCAGGGCCTCCATATCCCTGGTGCAACGGCGTTTCAAAATCGGTTTCAACCGCGCCGCCCGCCTGGTAGAGCAACTGGAGCAGGACGGCATCATCGGCCCGGCCGACGGCAGCAAACCCAGGGCGGTGGTGAAGTAA
- a CDS encoding 30S ribosomal protein S1: protein MIEEKTPAVAPEEGVEDFAALLAAHEATAGRLQPGQKVEGTVIAISGDNVFVDVGIKVDGILDRKDILDAEGNETVKPDDKLEAWVIGVSPQEIRLSRSMSGSGVAAIEEARDSGVPVEGRVAAICKGGYTVEVLGKTAFCPGSQIGASTAEAEGLVGRTLQFLVTRVENRGRNIVVSRRALLDRERQENLDALLQTLKVGDTVEGTVSRLAPFGAFVELAPAVEGMIHISELSWSRVSAPDEAVSLGDVVRAKVLNLEKDKKGQVRIALSRKQAQGDPWQEVSQRLTPGEVVPGKVVRLAPFGAFVEILPGVEGLVHISEMSWERRVLKAEDVVQPGDAVSVKIRDINPETRRISLSLREAEGDPWQDAAQRFPVGASVDGTVESRSQYGLFVTLAPGITGLLPAGVLKSAKNAAQFSKLDKGDAVTLVVQNMDPAARRISLAPEGTEAAEMAEDKAWRQHAKAAAGHGAGSNGGSMGTSIMAQALQKALQKK from the coding sequence ATGATCGAGGAGAAAACCCCGGCCGTCGCGCCGGAGGAAGGCGTTGAAGATTTTGCCGCGCTGCTGGCGGCCCACGAGGCCACAGCAGGGCGTCTGCAGCCCGGCCAGAAGGTGGAAGGCACGGTCATCGCCATCAGCGGCGACAATGTCTTTGTGGATGTGGGCATCAAGGTGGACGGCATCCTAGACCGCAAGGACATTCTGGACGCTGAGGGCAACGAAACCGTCAAGCCCGACGATAAGCTGGAAGCCTGGGTCATCGGCGTTTCTCCGCAGGAAATCCGCCTTTCCCGTTCCATGAGCGGTAGCGGCGTGGCGGCCATAGAAGAAGCCCGCGACAGCGGCGTGCCCGTGGAAGGTCGGGTGGCAGCCATCTGCAAGGGCGGCTACACCGTTGAAGTACTGGGCAAAACTGCGTTCTGCCCCGGCAGCCAGATCGGCGCGTCCACGGCGGAAGCCGAAGGCCTGGTGGGCCGCACCCTGCAGTTCCTGGTCACACGGGTAGAAAATCGTGGGCGCAACATTGTGGTTTCGCGCCGCGCCCTGCTGGATCGTGAGCGGCAGGAAAATCTGGACGCTTTGCTCCAGACCCTCAAGGTGGGCGATACGGTGGAAGGCACGGTCAGCCGCCTGGCCCCCTTTGGCGCTTTTGTGGAACTGGCCCCGGCCGTGGAGGGCATGATCCATATTTCCGAGCTTTCCTGGTCCAGAGTCAGCGCCCCGGATGAGGCCGTGAGCCTCGGCGACGTGGTGCGCGCCAAGGTGCTCAACCTGGAAAAGGACAAAAAAGGGCAGGTGCGCATAGCCCTTTCGCGCAAGCAGGCCCAGGGCGACCCCTGGCAGGAAGTTTCCCAGCGCCTTACCCCCGGCGAAGTGGTGCCTGGCAAGGTGGTGCGCCTGGCGCCCTTCGGCGCTTTTGTGGAAATTCTGCCCGGTGTGGAAGGGCTGGTGCACATTTCTGAAATGTCCTGGGAACGGCGGGTGCTCAAGGCCGAGGACGTGGTGCAGCCTGGCGATGCCGTATCCGTAAAAATCAGGGACATCAATCCTGAAACCCGCCGCATATCTTTGAGCCTGCGTGAAGCCGAAGGCGACCCCTGGCAGGACGCGGCCCAACGCTTCCCCGTGGGCGCCAGCGTTGACGGCACGGTGGAAAGCCGCAGCCAGTACGGCCTGTTTGTTACGCTTGCTCCCGGCATCACCGGTCTGTTGCCCGCCGGGGTGCTCAAAAGCGCCAAAAACGCCGCCCAGTTCAGCAAATTGGACAAAGGCGACGCCGTGACCCTGGTGGTGCAAAATATGGACCCTGCGGCCCGACGCATCAGCCTGGCTCCCGAAGGCACCGAAGCCGCAGAAATGGCCGAGGATAAGGCCTGGCGGCAACATGCCAAAGCCGCAGCCGGCCACGGCGCCGGAAGCAATGGCGGCAGCATGGGAACAAGTATTATGGCACAGGCTTTGCAGAAGGCTTTGCAGAAAAAATAG